A genome region from Arachidicoccus soli includes the following:
- the hisA gene encoding 1-(5-phosphoribosyl)-5-[(5-phosphoribosylamino)methylideneamino]imidazole-4-carboxamide isomerase, which produces MTIIPAIDIIDGKCVRLTQGDYAQKTIYNENPVEVAKSFEDAGLKRLHLVDLDGAKAGKVTNWKVLENIAAATNLVIDFGGGIKQKEDVELVLNAGARYVTIGSLAVKNEAIFSEWIENYDPERFLLGADVKNEKITVGGWLETTDIDVFAFIKKYTAKGINNIFCTDVSKDGLLQGPSVELYTKIVTQFPAINFIASGGVSSLDDLKALQNVGCSGAIVGKAIYEARISLEELKAF; this is translated from the coding sequence ATGACGATCATACCTGCAATAGATATTATCGATGGCAAATGCGTAAGACTCACACAAGGCGATTATGCACAAAAAACCATCTATAACGAAAATCCTGTAGAAGTTGCTAAATCTTTCGAAGATGCTGGTTTAAAGCGATTGCATCTGGTAGATTTAGATGGAGCAAAAGCAGGGAAAGTTACCAACTGGAAAGTGTTGGAAAATATTGCTGCAGCAACAAATTTGGTGATTGATTTTGGCGGGGGCATCAAACAAAAAGAAGATGTAGAATTGGTCTTAAACGCCGGTGCCAGATATGTAACGATCGGGAGCCTTGCCGTAAAAAATGAAGCAATATTTTCAGAATGGATTGAAAACTATGATCCTGAACGATTCCTATTAGGCGCCGATGTAAAGAATGAAAAAATCACAGTAGGCGGTTGGTTGGAGACAACAGATATTGATGTTTTTGCTTTTATAAAAAAATACACTGCCAAGGGTATTAATAATATCTTCTGTACCGATGTAAGTAAAGACGGTTTATTGCAAGGGCCTTCAGTAGAATTGTATACAAAGATAGTAACGCAATTTCCTGCGATCAATTTTATAGCAAGTGGTGGTGTAAGCTCGCTTGATGACTTGAAAGCATTACAGAACGTAGGTTGCAGTGGTGCAATCGTAGGTAAAGCTATTTATGAGGCAAGAATAAGTTTGGAAGAATTAAAAGCATTTTAG
- a CDS encoding chloride channel protein translates to MHSIKETKISEGVLPVSVGLQPSLDAEHMKPKIPQNKKRLVTISLLAIAIGIVVSFVAKFLMYIINLITNISFYGSLAGEGNPSYNHLGIWVIFIPVIGGLIVGLMIYYGSVGIRGHGIPEAMEQILTNKSKINPNIVYLKPLSSAIAIGTGGPFGAEGPVIATGGALGSAVGQILRITDKERKILLSAGAAAGMAAVFGSPIASIFLAIELLLFEFSPRSLIPIALACITGAAGHHLLFGEGPIFPMHNVAVPGNIALLWYSVIGIAIGFLSILSTKLVFWAEDLFKKIPIHFMWYPAIGGLVVGIIGYFAPRTLGVGYYNITDILSGGLTFKLILSLAVLKFISWAIALGSGTSGGTLAPLFTIGGATGLLLGICIQQYFPNAGVTLPIAALIGMSAMFAGASRALLTSIIFAIESTGQSNALLPLLAACSAAYFISFFFMETTIMTEKIFRKGVKVPESYEPDALEIMQVSQVLSTSYPILKETDSIEDAQKTLAETKEDLDYIIITNQNGEFKGFLNWRRLWEAATASEKLGHLVKNKNKTFINDDASLIEAIQIMLEQKEDALPVISNKDQHFIGLLTYRNILSAYKTSLDAEKEFDPSISLKRKRLKAIAKGHQLYEQWKAHK, encoded by the coding sequence ATGCATTCAATAAAAGAAACTAAAATTTCCGAAGGTGTATTACCGGTTTCAGTAGGTTTACAGCCATCGCTGGATGCTGAACATATGAAGCCTAAAATCCCGCAAAATAAAAAGAGGCTCGTCACTATTTCACTTTTAGCTATTGCCATAGGCATCGTAGTAAGTTTTGTAGCGAAATTTTTAATGTATATCATCAACCTTATTACCAATATCTCTTTTTATGGGAGCTTAGCAGGCGAAGGGAATCCATCTTATAATCACTTGGGGATCTGGGTCATCTTTATTCCGGTTATTGGCGGATTAATTGTTGGGCTGATGATTTATTATGGTTCTGTCGGCATTCGTGGTCATGGCATTCCGGAAGCGATGGAGCAAATATTGACCAATAAAAGTAAAATTAATCCCAATATTGTTTATCTCAAACCTCTATCTTCTGCGATAGCCATAGGAACCGGTGGTCCATTTGGCGCAGAGGGGCCAGTCATTGCAACAGGTGGCGCCTTAGGCTCAGCTGTAGGACAAATATTAAGAATTACAGATAAAGAGCGGAAAATACTGCTATCAGCTGGTGCGGCGGCAGGCATGGCAGCCGTATTTGGAAGCCCTATTGCATCCATATTTTTAGCGATAGAACTATTACTATTTGAGTTTTCTCCACGTTCTCTAATACCTATTGCATTGGCCTGTATTACAGGGGCGGCAGGCCATCATCTCCTATTTGGAGAAGGTCCCATCTTTCCTATGCACAATGTAGCTGTACCGGGCAATATAGCATTATTATGGTATAGTGTTATTGGGATAGCCATTGGATTTCTCTCAATCCTTTCTACCAAATTGGTTTTTTGGGCAGAAGACCTTTTTAAGAAAATTCCGATCCATTTTATGTGGTATCCTGCGATTGGCGGCCTAGTTGTAGGCATCATTGGATATTTTGCGCCTAGAACATTGGGCGTAGGGTATTATAACATTACTGATATTCTTTCCGGAGGACTTACCTTCAAACTCATATTGTCATTAGCAGTTTTGAAATTTATTTCCTGGGCCATCGCTTTGGGCAGTGGGACATCCGGAGGTACTTTGGCTCCTTTGTTCACTATTGGAGGGGCTACAGGGCTATTGCTTGGCATATGTATTCAGCAGTATTTTCCGAATGCAGGCGTAACGCTTCCTATCGCTGCATTAATTGGCATGTCAGCCATGTTTGCCGGTGCCTCTAGGGCCTTACTCACTTCGATAATTTTTGCCATAGAAAGTACAGGTCAATCAAATGCCTTACTTCCTTTATTGGCAGCCTGTTCTGCCGCTTATTTTATTTCATTTTTCTTTATGGAAACAACCATAATGACAGAAAAAATATTCCGTAAAGGAGTAAAAGTTCCGGAATCTTATGAACCGGACGCATTAGAGATAATGCAAGTATCTCAAGTGCTTTCCACTTCATATCCCATTTTAAAAGAAACTGATAGTATTGAAGATGCACAAAAAACCCTGGCAGAAACAAAGGAGGATCTTGATTACATTATTATTACCAATCAAAACGGAGAGTTTAAAGGGTTTCTTAACTGGAGGCGTTTATGGGAGGCAGCCACTGCATCAGAAAAACTGGGCCATTTAGTTAAGAATAAAAATAAAACCTTCATCAATGACGATGCAAGCCTCATTGAAGCTATACAAATAATGTTAGAACAAAAGGAAGATGCACTACCAGTTATTTCAAACAAAGATCAGCATTTTATAGGCTTACTCACCTACAGAAATATCTTATCGGCGTACAAAACTTCCTTGGATGCTGAAAAAGAGTTTGATCCAAGTATATCCTTGAAGCGAAAAAGATTAAAAGCAATTGCAAAGGGACATCAATTATATGAACAATGGAAGGCTCATAAATAA
- a CDS encoding helix-turn-helix domain-containing protein has product MEDFTLQDDKRSKIAILPGLPREEIKIYGLPGAEQRHAYYGDKPMLFQAIRCGKYEIAISDYLVNNRRKVICHANTTCLELHFILKGKALFNLKDLGWQQLDELHHNMIALSKVKNEVFFEIIPVSTFDIHFTIQEVERLAKQYPQLQPLLYALKTGDYASLFALVQKTTPRMLHLIVKIMEALKAGAASNKETIEMIEALVLMVLENKTLKTRYHYNYDFIENVHKSALRIEQHFDEKDVIANQIKQRNLKPDKFREIFRILYGCLPNQYLQKVRVEKANWLIKEHRVSKLDDIAALCAYQSIRQLSNAYYKKYNTTISKAVALAKRGK; this is encoded by the coding sequence ATGGAAGACTTCACTCTACAGGACGATAAACGTAGCAAAATTGCTATACTCCCCGGTTTGCCTCGTGAAGAAATAAAAATATATGGATTGCCGGGTGCAGAACAACGACACGCCTATTATGGAGATAAGCCCATGCTCTTTCAGGCAATACGGTGCGGCAAATATGAAATAGCCATAAGCGACTATTTGGTTAACAACCGAAGAAAAGTCATCTGTCACGCCAACACCACCTGCCTGGAGCTGCATTTTATACTAAAAGGAAAAGCGCTTTTTAATTTAAAAGATCTGGGCTGGCAGCAATTGGATGAGCTTCACCACAATATGATTGCCCTGTCTAAAGTTAAAAATGAAGTCTTTTTTGAAATAATACCTGTCTCCACTTTCGATATTCATTTTACCATACAAGAGGTGGAGCGATTAGCCAAACAATATCCTCAATTACAACCATTACTATATGCTTTGAAAACTGGAGACTATGCTTCATTGTTTGCACTAGTACAAAAGACTACACCCAGAATGCTGCACCTTATTGTAAAAATAATGGAAGCCTTAAAAGCAGGGGCTGCTTCGAACAAAGAAACTATTGAGATGATAGAAGCTTTGGTGCTAATGGTTTTAGAAAACAAAACATTAAAGACTCGTTACCATTACAATTATGACTTTATCGAGAATGTACATAAATCCGCCTTGCGAATCGAGCAACATTTTGATGAAAAAGACGTAATAGCCAACCAAATAAAACAAAGGAATCTCAAACCGGATAAGTTTAGAGAAATATTCAGGATATTATATGGATGCCTTCCTAACCAATATTTACAAAAAGTGAGAGTAGAGAAGGCGAATTGGTTGATTAAGGAACACCGTGTGTCTAAGCTAGATGATATAGCCGCTTTATGTGCCTATCAGTCCATACGTCAATTATCAAATGCTTACTATAAAAAATACAACACAACCATCTCAAAAGCGGTTGCTCTGGCAAAACGCGGCAAATAG
- a CDS encoding isocitrate dehydrogenase (NADP(+)), whose translation MAEKIKVANPVVELDGDEMTRIIWKFIKDKLILPYVDVDIKYYDLGVEYRDATNDQVTIDAAHAILQYGVGIKCATITPDEARVSEFGLKQMWRSPNGTIRNILDGTVFREPIVCKNVPRLVPNWTAPICIGRHAFGDQYRATDFVTKGKGKLSIKFEGEDGTTQEFEVYNFKGDGVALAMYNTDESIKGFAHACFNQALSKGWPLYLSTKNTILKKYDGRFKDIFEDIYQNEYKAKFEAAGIVYEHRLIDDMVASALKWNGNFVWACKNYDGDVQSDTVAQGFGSLGLMTSTLVTPDGKVMEAEAAHGTVTRHYREHQRGNKTSTNPIASIFAWTRGLAFRGKLDNNQALIDFSNALEAVCIETVESGKMTKDLAVCIYGNKVNHGEHYQTTEEFLDELDKNLQKKLG comes from the coding sequence ATGGCTGAAAAAATCAAAGTTGCCAATCCGGTAGTAGAACTGGACGGCGATGAAATGACTAGGATTATCTGGAAATTTATCAAAGACAAACTTATCCTACCTTATGTAGATGTAGATATAAAGTATTATGATCTTGGTGTTGAATACCGTGATGCAACCAATGACCAGGTAACAATTGACGCAGCACATGCTATTTTGCAATATGGAGTTGGTATTAAATGCGCTACTATTACACCTGACGAAGCACGTGTATCAGAATTTGGATTAAAGCAGATGTGGCGTTCTCCAAATGGCACTATCCGTAATATTTTGGATGGGACTGTATTCCGCGAACCCATAGTTTGCAAAAATGTTCCCCGTTTAGTTCCCAACTGGACTGCTCCTATTTGTATCGGCCGTCATGCATTTGGCGACCAATACCGTGCTACAGACTTTGTAACCAAAGGTAAAGGTAAACTCTCAATTAAGTTTGAAGGTGAAGACGGTACCACACAAGAATTTGAGGTTTACAACTTTAAAGGTGATGGTGTTGCACTTGCAATGTATAACACTGATGAAAGTATCAAAGGCTTTGCGCATGCTTGTTTTAATCAAGCTTTGAGTAAAGGATGGCCTTTATACCTTTCTACAAAAAACACCATTCTTAAAAAATACGATGGTCGCTTCAAAGATATTTTTGAGGATATTTATCAAAATGAATATAAAGCAAAATTTGAAGCAGCAGGTATCGTTTATGAACATCGCCTAATCGATGATATGGTAGCTTCTGCATTAAAATGGAACGGTAATTTTGTATGGGCCTGTAAAAACTATGATGGTGATGTACAAAGCGATACTGTTGCACAAGGCTTTGGCAGTCTGGGTTTGATGACTTCCACCTTGGTCACACCTGATGGCAAGGTCATGGAGGCAGAAGCTGCGCACGGAACTGTTACGCGCCATTATCGCGAACACCAAAGAGGCAACAAAACCTCTACAAATCCTATCGCATCTATCTTTGCATGGACTCGTGGTTTGGCATTCCGCGGAAAATTAGATAATAACCAAGCATTAATTGATTTCTCAAACGCTTTAGAAGCTGTTTGTATCGAAACTGTGGAAAGTGGCAAAATGACCAAAGACTTAGCCGTTTGTATCTATGGTAACAAAGTAAATCATGGTGAGCATTATCAAACAACGGAAGAATTTTTGGACGAGTTAGATAAAAATCTCCAAAAGAAATTGGGATAA
- a CDS encoding GlsB/YeaQ/YmgE family stress response membrane protein has product MTLFGFLLLLLIAAICGGIGQSLAGYSLGGCLVSIVVGFIGAYIGKWLAIKFHLPAIWSVNIQGEVFPIIWSIVGSALLTFIIAFLRKTMVQK; this is encoded by the coding sequence ATGACATTATTTGGATTTCTTTTACTACTCTTAATCGCAGCTATCTGCGGAGGCATTGGACAAAGCCTCGCCGGCTATTCATTAGGCGGTTGCCTTGTTTCTATTGTTGTAGGCTTTATAGGGGCCTATATCGGGAAATGGTTGGCCATAAAATTTCATTTACCTGCAATATGGTCAGTGAATATTCAGGGAGAAGTGTTTCCTATTATCTGGTCAATTGTAGGCTCGGCCTTACTTACTTTTATCATTGCCTTTTTGCGTAAGACAATGGTTCAGAAATAG
- a CDS encoding MauE/DoxX family redox-associated membrane protein yields MKKRQVITLLSTLLIPLWIYAAGSKLTEYTIFKDQLARQPLPSWSISILAWALPSVEIITALLLYFQRTNKMGCILSSVLMTAFTVYVLLALSGAFGDIPCSCAGIIGKLRWKGHLLFNIFFTIISFAGWYLHKQKVVRIYL; encoded by the coding sequence ATGAAAAAACGACAAGTCATAACACTCTTATCAACACTATTAATCCCTCTCTGGATCTATGCAGCAGGAAGTAAGTTGACTGAATACACTATTTTCAAAGATCAGTTAGCAAGGCAACCTTTGCCAAGTTGGTCGATTTCCATTCTTGCTTGGGCATTGCCCTCGGTGGAAATTATTACAGCCTTGCTTCTCTACTTTCAAAGAACAAATAAAATGGGTTGCATCCTATCCTCGGTTTTAATGACCGCTTTTACTGTGTATGTTTTATTAGCACTTAGCGGCGCATTTGGCGATATTCCATGTTCTTGTGCCGGTATCATCGGCAAACTAAGATGGAAAGGACATTTACTATTCAATATATTTTTTACAATTATCAGCTTTGCCGGCTGGTATTTGCATAAACAAAAAGTTGTAAGAATCTATTTATAA
- a CDS encoding SnoaL-like domain-containing protein produces the protein MTTQEIADRFYVLAQEGKFDEIQDELYAQDVKSIEPEGSPWPAVQGMEAIKEKSVQFNEMVEEMYSGFTDKPIVSGNTFACRMGFDAKMKGRERGMMEEIALYQVKDGKIVSEQFFM, from the coding sequence ATGACTACACAAGAAATTGCTGACAGATTTTATGTGTTGGCACAAGAAGGAAAATTTGATGAAATTCAAGACGAATTGTATGCACAGGATGTAAAAAGCATTGAACCTGAAGGTTCACCTTGGCCTGCTGTACAAGGAATGGAGGCGATAAAAGAAAAGAGCGTACAATTTAATGAAATGGTGGAAGAAATGTATAGTGGGTTTACGGATAAACCTATTGTGTCCGGCAATACATTCGCTTGCCGTATGGGTTTTGACGCTAAAATGAAAGGCCGCGAACGGGGAATGATGGAAGAAATTGCTTTGTACCAGGTGAAAGATGGAAAAATTGTTTCGGAGCAATTTTTTATGTAA
- a CDS encoding RagB/SusD family nutrient uptake outer membrane protein: protein MKIYFKYKKWCSYLLVILSINIMLSSCKKYLDKKSNSSLVTPSTLSDLQALLDDAATMNQQRTPCYGEASSDEYFLPLSAFNALNDGDQKRYTWREYFFGSGNDWAACYQPIYNANLVLDLIKNIPQTSLNKVAWNNVKGSALFYRSYYFLCLLWNYAKAYDSTTANKDLGIALRLTSNFNVKSTRATNLQCYQQVIEDTKASIALLPAYPQHVMRPSKDAAYGLLARCYLSMRDYKNALLFSDSCLQLNNQLMDYNNDPDIPKGITASAPFHQFNKETIFYTEINTYFYFYLTSISSRIDTALIQLYNQNDLRRLAYYSSNSDGYKTFKGAYTNSLYSMFSGMATDELYLTRAECYIRNGQLQQGLNDLNTLLAKRYQTGAFVAYTVSMGQTAALNLVLQEREKELVMRGMRWMDLKRLNKEGANITIKREEGDQTYTLEPNANFYALPIPEDIIKLTGMQQNDL, encoded by the coding sequence ATGAAAATATATTTTAAATATAAAAAATGGTGCAGCTATTTATTAGTGATTCTTTCTATCAATATAATGCTTAGTTCCTGCAAAAAATATTTGGATAAAAAGTCCAACAGTTCATTAGTTACGCCTTCAACCCTATCAGACTTACAGGCGCTGCTAGATGATGCAGCTACGATGAATCAACAGCGTACACCTTGTTATGGGGAAGCCTCTTCAGACGAATATTTCTTACCCTTGTCGGCTTTCAATGCGCTTAACGACGGCGACCAAAAAAGATACACATGGCGAGAGTACTTTTTTGGATCAGGCAATGATTGGGCAGCCTGTTATCAACCGATATATAATGCGAACCTTGTGCTGGATTTGATTAAAAATATTCCACAAACTTCCTTGAATAAGGTTGCGTGGAATAATGTAAAGGGCTCTGCCTTGTTTTACCGGTCTTATTACTTTCTTTGTTTGTTATGGAACTATGCAAAAGCCTACGACAGTACAACAGCAAATAAAGATTTAGGTATTGCCCTAAGGCTGACTTCTAACTTTAACGTTAAATCCACTAGGGCTACCAATCTGCAATGTTACCAACAAGTCATTGAAGATACGAAAGCATCTATTGCTTTATTACCGGCTTACCCACAGCATGTGATGCGGCCTTCAAAGGATGCTGCATACGGCTTATTGGCAAGATGCTATCTTTCTATGCGGGATTACAAGAATGCTTTGCTCTTTTCTGATTCTTGTTTACAATTGAATAACCAATTAATGGATTATAACAATGATCCCGATATCCCTAAAGGAATAACGGCAAGTGCTCCTTTTCATCAATTCAATAAGGAGACTATCTTCTATACAGAAATAAATACCTATTTCTATTTTTATCTAACTTCCATTTCTAGCCGTATCGATACAGCTCTTATTCAATTATACAATCAGAACGATTTACGCCGTTTGGCTTATTATTCAAGCAATTCAGATGGCTATAAAACTTTTAAAGGAGCATATACCAACAGTCTATATTCTATGTTTTCCGGTATGGCTACCGATGAGCTATATCTCACCCGTGCTGAATGCTATATCAGAAATGGTCAGCTACAGCAGGGCTTAAATGATTTAAATACGTTATTGGCGAAGCGCTACCAGACAGGAGCCTTTGTGGCTTATACTGTTTCAATGGGTCAAACTGCGGCTTTGAATCTTGTATTACAAGAAAGGGAAAAAGAGTTGGTGATGCGCGGTATGCGCTGGATGGATTTAAAACGGTTAAATAAAGAAGGTGCCAATATCACAATTAAAAGAGAAGAAGGTGACCAAACTTATACTTTAGAGCCTAATGCCAATTTTTATGCCTTACCCATCCCAGAAGACATTATTAAATTGACTGGTATGCAGCAGAATGATTTATAA